The nucleotide window AGGGCGGTGGAACGGCGAATTCCCCCCGGCATCGGCCGAGCCGAATCTCACGCGACGATCCGCCCCGTTTTCCTCTGGGCGGACGAGTCGCAGTTTTTTGTGAATTCCTACGATGCACTGTTCCAAAGCACAGCTCGCAGTTCGCGAGCCTGCACAGTTTATCTGACCCAGAATCTCCCCAGCTACTTTTCTGCCTTCGGCGGCCAGAACTCCCGATCCGACGCCGAGAGCTTTCTTGGCAACCTCCAGACCAAGATTTTCCACGCCAACGGCGACCCAACCACGAACAACTGGTCCGCCGAATCCATCGGCAAGACCCAACAGGCAAGCTTTTACGGCGGCCTTTCAGAAGCCATGGCAAAGGCTGGCGGCGGCTCGAACAATGCCGGAGGCAGTCTCATTCTTCAATACTTGGTGCAACCCCAAGAGTTCACCATGCTGCGAACTGGAGGACCGGAATGCGATTTTCAAGTCGATTCGATCATCTTCCAAGGGGGCAGGCGATGGCTCGTCACCGTGAAAGAAAAGGACGTAACCAAGAACTTCATCCGCCACGTCTTCCCACAGAATTATGAAGGATAGGCAAATCCACACAGCAGGCGCGCAGCCAAGGATTCCCATCGTCAGCCCGGTGCTTCACTGGCTCGCAATCCCTGCGATTGTCTATTTTCGCTCTGGATTCGGCTTTTCCTTTCTCAGCCCCAAAAGCGTCTTCCTTGCCTTCTCGTGGGCCACCATCCTTTTCGCGATATACGCATGGGCGGAGGAGGGCGCTTGGCAGTCCTATTGGGCGCTCAGTTGTTTTGGCATCGGTGCTGTCATTCTCTATGTCACCCATCTGATTATCGCATTCACACGAGAAACGAGGGTGACAGGAAAACACGATTTTTATTCCGGCACGTCCCACATTCTCAGGCTCCCCGGATTGAAACAATTTCGCGGCGTCACTCGAATCGCAGTCGCAATCCAATTGTGGATTGAGCCGTTCATCGTGCTTGTCATGGCGACGATTCTTCGGGGCTTTTTCGCAGAGCGATTACTCTCCAAATGGCTCCTTTTTGTCGCCATTGCGATGTGGTGCAAAGAGTTCATCAACTACTGGTATCAGGCTCCGTCATCGCAAGAAACAGGAGGACGTGTTCTCCGATGCCGAGGAGACGATGGAAGGCAGACCTTCAGCAACGCAGTTCGCCGCACCCAGCGGCAAGGGACGCAAACCTCGTGAGAAGCGCCAGCGTGCCAACGGAGCAGGCGGGCAGGGCGACGATGAAAAACGCTTTGCAGAAGTTCTGCGACTGATGCCGCCATACAGCTTGCAGCAGGCCGAGCAGAATTATCGGGCACTGATGAAGACCTGCCATCCCGATCCGAACGACGAATCAGTCGAGAACAACCAGAGGGCGGCAGAATTGAATGATGCGATTGAGTTTTTTCGCCGAGACTCAGGCAGCTAGCTTGCGCTTGGCACTCTCGATTTTGATTTCATCAACGGGATGCCCCACAGACCGCCAGGCATCCATGAGCTTGAATCTGTAGTGTGTTTCGACCCACTCGCCGATGAACTTCGTCGGCGCTTGATAGGTGAGGGTGGTTCCGTCGAGTCCTTTCAATCGTAACTTCGCAAGCCACGAGTTGACGACCGCTTCGCCGAGATGTTTCCGCATCACTTCGAGCACGATTTCCCAAGCCTCCTCAAGAGGCGTCTTTTCAATCAGCGCAATCTGCTCAGGTTGAGGTTTCTCGGTTTTCGATTCGATCACTTCGCGTTTCGCAGTGCGCTCCATCAAAAGCATGTCGTCACCGCTGGTTGATTTTGTCTGTTCAAGTCGCAGTCCAGGCAATTCGTTTTTCTTCACCAGCTTCCTGAGTGCGCTGGCGTAATGCTTGTATTCCTGTTGTGACGCTGACTTCCGATACAGGCTCTTGAACGTCTCTTTCCACATGCCGTTCACACCGCCGGTTGCTTTTCTCGCGTAGAGGTAAAGCCAGCGCTCCACGCTGCCAGGAATATCAAAATACCGTTTGTCGAGCGTGAGCACATGGAAATCCTGCACGCTTTCAAAAGCCATTCTGCAAGAACCACTTCTACACCTCGAATCTCTCCGTTCTCTTCGGTGATTTCCCATTCTGAAATCCACGAAAACTGTCTGATGCGGTTGCGCGTGCGTTTGCCGGACTCAGAGCGAATCGTTGTCTGAATGCTGGTCATCTTGAGTCTGTGCAGCGCATCCTTGAGACGCTGATATTGTCCGCCGCCAGGTTCGCGATTGATCCATGCGAGGAACTGATATGGGGTGAAGTGAATCCTTCGAGAAGGTTCCAGCCCCATGCGTTTCGCGTCAATCCATTGCGAAACAGCAAAGATGAGCAAGTCTTGATCGTGGATTGTGGCGATGCCGTGTTCAGCGCTTCCACTGATGCGGACCGTCTCGGTCTGTCCGGTTTTCGCATCCACATACTCATGTTGAATCGGCTCTGTGCGCCCAGCAGTTAGGCTGAACCAGCAGCGTGCCATCAAATCAATCTGCTCTTTAGGGGCCACATCGGCAGAGGAAGCGGTGAACCGCGTGAGATCCTGATGCTCTTTAATTCCTCCCTCAATCTTCCTGCCCATGCCTTCGGCATAGCACACCTGATTTTATAAAACAATATCGTCAGAGCAGCGACCTTTTCACCCTTTTGGTATCGACTCAGGAATTAGCGGCAGGCAAATAACCCTTTGTATCGTCAAGGGAACGACCGCATCGACAGACCGCCGACCAGCCATCGTCAGACCAGCGACCACCATATCGACAGACCAGCGACCGTGCATCGTCAGAGCAGCGACCGGAACATGCTCCAAAGCCTGTCTCACTGGGCATCTTCGCTTCCTGAAACCTTACTTAAACCTTCTTTATTAAACATCTAAACACCGCTGGCAGGCAGCGAGCCATAAATGAGGCTCGCCTGCCATGCGGCTGAAAGTGTGGATTCACACACAACGCAGCCGATTGATATGAGATTCTGCAAGGTTGCTTGCAAGCTAGCAAGCTAGTTGTGTTGCTAGAATGCCACCATCGCTCAGAAAAATGCAGCGCAGAACATCACGATGTTCGCATTTTTACCATGCTTTGAATCAACCCTCTATTCTCCAGTTCGGAGCAGGGATGATTTACGGACTCACAAATTCAAAAGGCGGTGTTGGCAAGACAACCATAGCGGTTCACTTGGCGGCATGGCTCGCCAAAAAGAAGCGCAATGTCATCTTCATTGACGCCGACCCGCAATCATCGGCCTCGCAGTG belongs to Verrucomicrobiaceae bacterium and includes:
- a CDS encoding TraM recognition domain-containing protein; amino-acid sequence: MRGLLRDLFCSELTFGPEDTFNGKIIILNLPVKEFNELGQFAQVLFKFVWQRAVERRIPPGIGRAESHATIRPVFLWADESQFFVNSYDALFQSTARSSRACTVYLTQNLPSYFSAFGGQNSRSDAESFLGNLQTKIFHANGDPTTNNWSAESIGKTQQASFYGGLSEAMAKAGGGSNNAGGSLILQYLVQPQEFTMLRTGGPECDFQVDSIIFQGGRRWLVTVKEKDVTKNFIRHVFPQNYEG
- a CDS encoding J domain-containing protein; the protein is MFSDAEETMEGRPSATQFAAPSGKGRKPREKRQRANGAGGQGDDEKRFAEVLRLMPPYSLQQAEQNYRALMKTCHPDPNDESVENNQRAAELNDAIEFFRRDSGS
- a CDS encoding replication initiator protein A; this encodes MLTLDKRYFDIPGSVERWLYLYARKATGGVNGMWKETFKSLYRKSASQQEYKHYASALRKLVKKNELPGLRLEQTKSTSGDDMLLMERTAKREVIESKTEKPQPEQIALIEKTPLEEAWEIVLEVMRKHLGEAVVNSWLAKLRLKGLDGTTLTYQAPTKFIGEWVETHYRFKLMDAWRSVGHPVDEIKIESAKRKLAA
- a CDS encoding replication initiator protein A, whose protein sequence is MAPKEQIDLMARCWFSLTAGRTEPIQHEYVDAKTGQTETVRISGSAEHGIATIHDQDLLIFAVSQWIDAKRMGLEPSRRIHFTPYQFLAWINREPGGGQYQRLKDALHRLKMTSIQTTIRSESGKRTRNRIRQFSWISEWEITEENGEIRGVEVVLAEWLLKACRISMCSRSTNGILIFLAAWSAGFTSTREKQPAV